Below is a window of Brachyspira hampsonii DNA.
TAAATATAATTTTGCACCTTTTGCTACTCCAGCAGGAAGTCTGCCGCCATAAATAGGAACTTCGCATACAGCAATTCCGTCTGTAACTATTACTAAAGGTTTATTCCTATATTGAAAAGTAAAGCTAGAAATATCTATGACTTCCACATATACAACAGAAGTTTTATCCTTATTCTCCAAAGCCTCATGAAGTTTCAAAGTTTTTCTTCGGTCATCATAGGTTCTAGGAAAAAATGCTATTAAATCATATAGAGTAGTTATACCCTTCTTAGCAAGTATTTCCGCGTATTTAGGACCTACGCCTTTTGAATATTTTATACTTTTAGTAAATATATCTTTACTATAATCATTATTTAACAAATATATATCCTATTCATCATCTTCACTTTCTTCATCGCCTACTATTTCATAATCTGCTTCATTATATTCTGTATCTTCTTCTGATTCTTCTTCATCTGATTCGCCATATTTCCAAACTTTATATTGTTGCAAATCAGTAGAAAAACACTTTATACATAATCCTATTATAAAAGCATCATCTAATAATCCTATAAATGGAAATAAATCAGGAAGTACATCTAAAGGAATTATTAAATATATTAATGCCCCAGCTATAGCAGATAAACTTTTCCAAGGAATATCCTTATAATTGCCATTTACATAATCTCCTATCATATCAACCATTAATTGAATTTTATCTAAAAATTTAGAAAGATGTCTTGATGATGAAAGATTCAATATATCTTTTGTTTTATCAATAATAGATGTTAACTTTTCAAATGTAGTTTCTAATGAAATTTTATCCCATAATTCTTTTGATTTTTCTTTTATTCCCATAAACACTCTCTTTAATACTTTTATTAATTTATATTTATTATTATTATAACATATAAACAGAAAATATGAACAACTTTAGACTTCTATTTTTTTACTCAAAATATTGCATAAATAATAAATTATGTTATACTTAGTAAGCAAG
It encodes the following:
- a CDS encoding YkvA family protein — encoded protein: MGIKEKSKELWDKISLETTFEKLTSIIDKTKDILNLSSSRHLSKFLDKIQLMVDMIGDYVNGNYKDIPWKSLSAIAGALIYLIIPLDVLPDLFPFIGLLDDAFIIGLCIKCFSTDLQQYKVWKYGESDEEESEEDTEYNEADYEIVGDEESEDDE